The segment GGAAATAGTCCGTCCTCAGGATTCGCCCTATGAGCCTGTAGTCGTTATGACCATTTCCCAAACGGGTGAAATTCGCGCGCGAGAGGCGGGAAAGGGTAATAATCCTCCGGAATGGCTGGGCATGTATTTTGAAGATAGCTCTTCCGTATGGTATCGCGCACGGAAAGGAGACGTAGTTTTCTCGGCTATTGATCTTTGGAAGGGATGTATTGCAGTGGTTCCCGAAGAGTTTGATGGGGCACTTGTGACGAAAGAGTTTCCGATATACGAAATCATTGACGAGAGATTGGATCCAGAATTCCTTTCAACGCTCTTGCGTACTAGATACTATCAACGGGCGTTTCGGGCAATTACTACGGGCCACAGTAATCGACGGCGCACTCAAACATCAGATTTCGAGGCACTTGAAATTTGCTTTCCACCGGATCGTCGGTCGCAGACCGAGATTATTGCCGATATACTGAGAGCGCGGCAGTTGCAAAGAGAAGCCAACAACCTGCTTCGACAGGCCATGCTGCGATTTAGCGACCTTATCGATGGACGGGGAGATATGGAATACATCGTGCCCGTCGATGACGATGAAAATGATGAGAACGAATGATGTAGGGTTAGACATGCTGGCCTACACTTTCATGCGGTAGACCGTTGGCGAGAACCGGACAAGACACTCAGTAGGAGCTGGGGGTGGTTAAGAGCCGTCTTGTGTAGTGGGTGCTCTTAGTTGGAGTTTCGTGCTCCATGGGCAGGGGTAGGGAGGTTGTCCTGGGCGTTGCGGAGGTGAGATGGGGGGTGTCCAGAAGACCTGGTTTAGGGGAGGAGGTACGTCCGGAAAAGAATGAGGTTCCAGGTTTATGCGCGTGGGTCCGGCGATTCGTAGCAAGACTCGGGATAGTAGGGCGTACAGGGCGTCGAGGTCGGCGCGCTGATCATGGGAGGGCACGTCCCGACCGGCCGGCAGTTTCCGTTTCTCGTCGATCCCTTCTGCCTGGCGATTCCGCCAAGGACCCTCACCAGCCTACGCGCCGAGGACACGGGCCGGCTACTTGCTCGGTGTTCACGAGCGCCGGGAGTGGGTCTGGGCGGTGGGTTCACGCATGAGCCAACGCCGGTGCCACTCCACCGCCCGCTGTCAGTTCATCTGTCAACGCCGACTTAGAGGAGCCTGTTTCACGAACCCAGGTATTTCCACAGGATTGCACCCACGTGGGTTTAAGTGAGGCCATTGGTTCGCATTCGCCATCGCCCGAGGTGTCCCTATGGCCTACAACTTTCGCCCGGTGAACCGTGACCAACTGTACCTGCTCCCACCGAGCCTTCGCGACGGGCTGCCCGAGGACCACCTGGCCTGGTTTCTGATCGACGCCGTCGAGCAGATGGACCTGCGGGCGTTTCGAAGCAAGTACCGCGCCGACGGATGGGGCGGGGAGAGCTACGACCCCGCCATGATGGTGACGCTCCTGCTGTACGCCTACTGCGTCGGCGAGCGGTCCAGCCGGCGGATCGAGCGACTGTGCCTCGAGGACGTGGCCTTCCGGGTGATCACCGCCAACCAGAAGCCGGATCACGTGACCATTGCCCGCTTCCGCCAGCGCCATGCACGGGAGCTGGCCGCGCTGTTCACGCAAGTGCTGCGGCTGTGCCGCGAGGCGGGGCTGGGGAAGGTCGGCGTGGTGGCACTGGACGGGACGAAAGTCAAGGCCAACGCCTCGCTGGCGGCCAACCGAACCTACGATGCGATTCGCCAGGAAGTGGAGAAGATGCTCCGGGAGGCGGAGGCCACGGACCGGGAAGAAGATGAGCGGTACGGCTCCGGGCGTCGTGGGGATGAGTTGCCGGAGGAACTGCGCTCCCGCCAGAGCCGGCTGGAGCGGCTGAAGGCATGCAAGCGGCGGCTGGAGGACGAGGCGGCCCGGGAAGCGGCCCGGCAGCAGGCCCGCATCGAGGAGCGGAAAGCCCAGGAGCAGGCGACCGGCAAGAAGCGGCGGGGGCGCAAGCCGAAGGCGCCGGATCCCTCGGTGGATCCGGCGGCGAAGGCCAACATCACGGATCCGGACAGCCGGATCATGAAGACCCGGCAGGGCTTTGTGCAAGGGTACAACGCCCAGGCGGTGGTGACCGAAGACCAGCTCATCGTGGCCGCGGCGGTGACGCAGGACGCCAACGACGTGGGCCAACTGCACCCGATGCTCCAGCAGGCGCAAGCCAACCTGCGGGCCGCGGGCGTGGACAAGCCCATCCGGGCCGTCGTCGCCGACGCGGGGTCCTGGAGCGAGGCGAACGTGAAGCAGGCACCGGCGGATGGGCCGGAACTGTTCCTGGCGACGAGTAAAGAGTGGAAGCAGCGCCAAGCCTGGAAGGACACACCCCCTCCGCGAGGCCGCATCCCCAAGGGGCTGAGCCTGCGGGAGCGGATGGAACGCAAGCTGCGGACCCGGCGAGGACAGGCGATCTACGCCAAGCGCAGCCAGACCGTGGAGCCGGTGTTCGGGCAGATCAAGACCGTGCGAGGCGCCGACCGGTTCCTCCGTCGGGGTCTGGCGGCGTGTGACAGCGAGTGGAAGCTGCTCTGCCTGACCCATAACTTGCTGAAGCTCTGGCGGAAGGTAACGAAGGGGTCCGCATCCTCACCCTTTGGTT is part of the Thermaerobacter subterraneus DSM 13965 genome and harbors:
- a CDS encoding transposase, translated to MAYNFRPVNRDQLYLLPPSLRDGLPEDHLAWFLIDAVEQMDLRAFRSKYRADGWGGESYDPAMMVTLLLYAYCVGERSSRRIERLCLEDVAFRVITANQKPDHVTIARFRQRHARELAALFTQVLRLCREAGLGKVGVVALDGTKVKANASLAANRTYDAIRQEVEKMLREAEATDREEDERYGSGRRGDELPEELRSRQSRLERLKACKRRLEDEAAREAARQQARIEERKAQEQATGKKRRGRKPKAPDPSVDPAAKANITDPDSRIMKTRQGFVQGYNAQAVVTEDQLIVAAAVTQDANDVGQLHPMLQQAQANLRAAGVDKPIRAVVADAGSWSEANVKQAPADGPELFLATSKEWKQRQAWKDTPPPRGRIPKGLSLRERMERKLRTRRGQAIYAKRSQTVEPVFGQIKTVRGADRFLRRGLAACDSEWKLLCLTHNLLKLWRKVTKGSASSPFGWMAAALA